A window of the Henckelia pumila isolate YLH828 chromosome 3, ASM3356847v2, whole genome shotgun sequence genome harbors these coding sequences:
- the LOC140886805 gene encoding pleiotropic drug resistance protein 3-like, with translation MADLVGTDEIESFRHELSEIGRSLRSSFRRRVSSFRSNSELSNASDVHDLDDETLAHWAAIDRLPTFDRLRSSLFDEIDGGNGPENGGGKRVVDVTKLGAPERHMFIEKLIKHIEHDNLRLLRKIRKRIDKVGVKLPTIEVRYKDLRVEDECEVVYGKPLPTLWNTVKSALSGITKLPCLPSQEANITIINGVSGIIKPGRMTLLLGPPGCGKTTFLKALSGNLKKSLEVTGEISYNGYKLDEFVAQKTSAYISQYDQHIPEMTVRETLDFSSRCQGIGSRAEIMTQLTKREKEAKIVPDPDIDTYMKAIAVEGQKTTLQTDYILKILGLDICADTLYGDAMRRGVSGGQKKRLTTGEMIVGPTKALFMDEISNGLDSSTTYQIVCFLQQLAHITDATILISLLQPAPETFDLFDDIILMGEGKIIYHGPRTDVLEFFKSCGFKCPERKGVADFLQEVISRNDQEQYWYETDRPYSYVSVDAFSRKYNESSHMKKYSKDLSVPFDKSKSHENAISFSKYSLSKWTLFRACLSREYLLMKRNSFIYVFKAVQLIVIASVTMTVFLRTQMRVDLVHANSYLGALFYSLIILLIDGMPELSMTIARLEIFYKQRDSYFYPAWAYAIPASILKIPLSIFEAVVWTSFTYYVIGFSPEAGRFFRQMLLLFAVHITSISMFRFMASVFRSIVASTTAGSMCILFVMLFSGFLIPRPSMPEWLKWAFWVSPLSYGEIGLAVNEFLAPRWQKELQGNTTIGHEALRTRGLSFGGNLYWVSVGALLAYTLLLNVGFTLALSFLKSSSSRAIISSEKLSQLKGNTEPDIRTHAEEQSKVSPPRNTAKARKDRMVLPFEPLSITFQDVQYYVETPLAMKERGFAEKRLQLLSDITGAFRPGVLTALMGVSGAGKTTLLDVLAGRKTSGTIDGEIRIGGYLKVQSTFARVSGYCEQVDIHSPQITVEESLIFSAWLRLQPSIDPKTKYEFVNEVLETIELDGIKDALVGMPGVTGLSTEQRKRLTIAVELVANPSIIFMDEPTTGLDARAAAIVMRAVKNVANTGRTIVCTIHQPSIDIFEAFDELVLLKTGGQMIYCGPLGQHSSKVIEYFEGVSGVPKIRDNYNPATWMLEVTSTSSEAELRVDFADIYKSSSLYETNKELVDRLGKPPAGSKDLHFPTLYSQNWWGQFKSCLWKQYWSYWRSPSYNVTRSLHMLFASFLFGLLFHDRAKEINDQQSLFTLLGSMYGSALFCGINNSSSILPYVSTERMVFYRERFAGMYTSWAFSAAQVIIEIPYLLAQAVAYTVITYPLIGYQWTAHKVFWYFYSMFTTLLYFTYLGMMMVSITPSFPVAAILQSTFYTMFNLFAGFLIPRPQIPKWWLWLYYVIPTSWSLNGMLTSQFGDIEKPITVFGETKTVAAFLRDYFGFHHNQLPLVGVVLFLYPIFFAALFAICIGKLNFQRR, from the exons ATGGCTGACTTGGTTGGCACAGATGAGATAGAGTCATTTAGGCATGAGTTATCAGAGATTGGAAGGAGCTTAAGATCATCGTTCCGGCGCCGCGTCTCGAGTTTTCGAAGCAACTCAGAGTTGAGTAATGCATCAGATGTTCATGACCTTGATGATGAGACTCTAGCACATTGGGCTGCCATAGACAGGCTGCCAACTTTTGACCGGTTGAGATCTTCTCTGTTCGATGAGATCGACGGTGGGAACGGACCCGAAAATGGCGGCGGCAAAAGGGTTGTTGATGTCACCAAGCTTGGTGCTCCTGAAAGGCATATGTTCATTGAGAAGCTCATTAAACATATTGAACATGACAACCTTAGGTTACTGCGTAAAATCAGGAAAAGGATAGATAA AGTTGGTGTTAAACTGCCCACAATTGAGGTTAGATACAAGGACTTACGAGTCGAAGACGAATGCGAAGTTGTCTATGGAAAGCCACTTCCAACGCTTTGGAACACTGTGAAAAGTGCTCTTTCG GGCATTACCAAGCTTCCTTGTTTACCATCACAAGAAGCCAACATAACCATCATCAATGGTGTTAGTGGCATCATTAAGCCTGGAAG AATGACTCTATTACTTGGTCCTCCAGGTTGTGGCAAGACAACATTCTTGAAAGCCCTTTCAGGCAACCTGAAAAAGTCACTTGAG GTTACAGGTGAGATTTCATACAACGGGTACAAACTAGACGAGTTTGTAGCACAGAAAACTTCAGCTTATATAAGCCAATATGATCAGCACATCCCTGAAATGACTGTCAGAGAAACATTAGATTTTTCGTCACGTTGTCAAGGAATAGGAAGTCGAGCAG AAATTATGACTCAACTTACTAAAAGGGAGAAAGAAGCAAAAATTGTTCCTGATCCTGATATAGATACTTATATGAAG GCAATTGCTGTAGAAGGACAAAAGACAACACTTCAGACAGATTACATATTAAAA ATTCTTGGACTAGATATCTGCGCTGACACGCTCTATGGAGACGCTATGAGGAGAGGAGTCTCAGGTGGACAGAAGAAAAGACTCACAACAG GTGAGATGATTGTTGGACCAACAAAAGCTTTATTCATGGACGAAATATCCAACGGCTTAGACAGCTCGACTACATATCAGATCGTCTGTTTTCTTCAACAACTAGCGCATATCACAGACGCAACTATACTTATTTCACTTCTCCAACCAGCACCAGAAACATTCGATTTATTTGATGATATTATCTTAATGGGAGAGGGAAAGATCATCTATCATGGACCTCGAACTGATGTTCTAGAATTTTTCAAGTCCTGTGGATTCAAATGCCCTGAAAGAAAAGGAGTTGCGGATTTTCTTCAGGAG GTTATTTCAAGGAATGATCAAGAACAATACTGGTACGAAACGGACCGACCTTACAGTTATGTTTCTGTTGATGCATTCTCAAGAAAATACAATGAGTCGTCCCACATGAAGAAATATAGCAAAGATCTCTCCGTTCCTTTCGATAAGTCCAAAAGCCACGAAAATGCTATAAGTTTTAGCAAGTATTCTCTTTCTAAATGGACGTTGTTTCGAGCATGTTTGTCAAGGGAATACCTGCTCATGAAAAGAAACTCTTTCATATATGTATTCAAAGCTGTTCAG CTTATCGTCATTGCATCAGTCACAATGACTGTATTCTTGAGGACACAAATGAGAGTTGATCTTGTACATGCTAACAGTTACTTGGGAGCTCTATTTTATTCACTCATTATTCTTCTTATCGATGGAATGCCCGAGCTTTCGATGACCATAGCGAGACTTGAAATTTTCTATAAACAGAGAGACTCCTACTTTTACCCTGCTTGGGCATATGCTATTCCGGCTTCCATTCTCAAGATTCCACTTTCGATTTTTGAAGCTGTTGTATGGACGTCCTTCACTTACTACGTCATCGGGTTTAGCCCCGAGGCCGGGAG GTTTTTTCGACAAATGTTGCTGTTGTTTGCGGTACATATAACCTCGATATCTATGTTCCGTTTCATGGCATCAGTCTTTAGGAGCATCGTAGCATCTACAACGGCTGGCAGCATGTGCATATTGTTTGTAATGCTATTCAGTGGATTCTTGATCCCAAGAC CATCCATGCCAGAGTGGCTAAAATGGGCATTTTGGGTTTCTCCACTATCATATGGAGAGATAGGCCTTGCAGTAAATGAATTTCTAGCTCCAAGATGGCAAAAG GAGCTGCAAGGAAATACAACAATAGGACATGAAGCACTTCGAACCCGTGGTTTAAGCTTTGGAGGAAATCTTTATTGGGTATCTGTTGGTGCCCTCTTAGCATATACATTGCTCCTCAACGTTGGATTTACATTGGCCTTAAGTTTCTTGAAAt CTTCAAGTTCTCGCGCTATTATTTCAAGCGAAAAGCTTTCTCAACTAAAAGGAAATACAGAACCCGATATCCGAACCCATGCAGAAGAGCAATCCAAAGTTTCTCCACCAAGAAACACCGCAAAAGCTCGCAAAG ATAGGATGGTGTTACCTTTTGAACCCTTAAGTATAACATTTCAAGATGTGCAGTACTATGTTGAAACCCCTTTG GCAATGAAAGAGCGTGGATTCGCCGAGAAAAGGCTTCAGCTTCTTAGTGACATCACTGGTGCATTTAGGCCAGGTGTTCTTACGGCACTGATGGGCGTGAGTGGAGCAGGGAAAACCACCCTTCTAGATGTTCTTGCTGGAAGAAAAACTAGTGGAACCATAGACGGAGAAATAAGAATAGGAGGGTATCTTAAAGTCCAATCGACGTTTGCTCGAGTTTCAGGCTATTGTGAACAAGTAGACATACACTCTCCTCAGATTACTGTCGAAGAATCGCTCATTTTTTCTGCTTGGCTTCGTCTCCAACCTAGTATCGACCCTAAAACGAAATAC GAGTTTGTGAATGAAGTTCTTGAAACCATCGAGCTTGATGGGATCAAGGATGCATTGGTTGGCATGCCTGGTGTTACTGGTCTTTCAACCGAGCAAAGAAAACGCTTGACAATTGCGGTGGAACTTGTTGCTAACCCTTCGATCATCTTTATGGACGAGCCTACAACTGGACTAGATGCAAGAGCAGCTGCAATAGTTATGCGGGCAGTAAAGAATGTGGCAAATACAGGCAGAACGATAGTTTGTACCATTCACCAACCGAGTATCGACATATTTGAGGCATTTGATGAG TTGGTACTCTTGAAAACTGGAGGTCAAATGATATATTGTGGACCTTTAGGTCAGCACTCTTCGAAAGTTATCGAATATTTTGAG GGTGTCTCTGGTGTACCAAAAATTAGAGACAACTACAATCCTGCAACATGGATGTTGGAGGTTACTTCAACTTCATCTGAAGCTGAACTCCGCGTAGACTTTGCTGACATTTACAAGAGTTCTTCTTTATATGA GACTAACAAAGAGCTCGTGGATCGCCTTGGTAAACCACCCGCTGGTTCGAAAGATCTTCATTTTCCCACTCTTTACTCACAAAATTGGTGGGGGCAATTCAAATCTTGCCTATGGAAGCAATACTGGTCTTATTGGAGAAGCCCTTCTTACAACGTGACGCGATCACTTCATATGCTTTTTGCTTCTTTTCTTTTTGGATTATTGTTCCATGATCGAGCCAAGGAAAT AAACGATCAGCAGAGCCTATTCACTTTACTTGGTTCAATGTATGGGTCAGCTCTCTTCTGTGGCATAAACAATTCCTCCTCGATTCTTCCGTATGTTAGCACGGAACGGATGGTTTTCTACAGAGAACGATTTGCTGGAATGTACACTTCGTGGGCATTTTCAGCAGCACAG GTGATAATAGAGATTCCATATCTCTTAGCACAAGCTGTTGCATACACAGTGATAACATATCCATTGATTGGATATCAATGGACAGCACATAAGGTGTTTTGGTACTTCTACTCCATGTTCACTACATTGCTCTACTTCACATATCTTGGGATGATGATGGTCTCAATAACACCAAGTTTCCCAGTGGCTGCCATTTTGCAGTCAACTTTCTACACCATGTTTAATCTGTTCGCCGGATTCTTGATTCCTCGCCCG CAAATTCCCAAGTGGTGGCTCTGGCTTTATTATGTTATTCCAACTTCTTGGTCATTAAATGGGATGCTCACTTCACAATTTGGAGATATAGAAAAGCCAATCACAGTGTTTGGAGAAACCAAAACAGTTGCTGCTTTCTTGAGGGATTACTTTGGATTTCACCATAATCAATTACCTTTAGTGGGTGTTGTTTTATTCCTTTACCCTATATTTTTTGCTGCTTTATTTGCAATTTGTATAGGCAAACTCAACTTCCAGAGGAGGTAA